Proteins from a single region of Chryseomicrobium sp. FSL W7-1435:
- the queA gene encoding tRNA preQ1(34) S-adenosylmethionine ribosyltransferase-isomerase QueA, producing MKVEDFDFHLPEGLIAQTPLADRTSSKLLIADYPNNEVTHTTFHTIIDQLQPGDCLILNDTKVMPARLMGTKEETGASVEVLLLTQQQDDEWETLVKPAKRVKIGTVLSFGDGLLTATCTGIKDHGGRIFKMAYDGVFFEVLDQLGEMPLPPYIHEKLEDRDRYQTVYAKEQGSAAAPTAGLHFTPELLQAVEDKGVSIGYVTLHVGLGTFRPVSVETIESHEMHAEFYRLSQTTADLINTTKQAGGRIVAVGTTSTRTLESVAKKFDGELKEDSDWTSIFIFPGFEFKVIDAMITNFHLPKSTLVMLVSALTSREFILNAYQEAIDQRYRFFSFGDAMLIKGKDFT from the coding sequence ATGAAAGTAGAAGATTTTGATTTTCATCTGCCAGAAGGTTTGATCGCTCAAACGCCACTCGCAGATCGCACAAGTAGTAAATTATTAATTGCTGATTACCCAAATAACGAAGTCACTCACACTACGTTTCACACGATTATCGATCAATTACAACCAGGCGACTGTCTGATTTTAAATGATACGAAAGTGATGCCAGCTCGCTTGATGGGGACAAAAGAAGAAACCGGTGCTTCAGTAGAAGTGCTGCTTCTCACACAACAGCAAGACGATGAATGGGAGACATTAGTTAAACCCGCTAAACGCGTCAAAATTGGAACAGTCTTATCTTTCGGTGATGGCCTTCTTACGGCGACTTGTACAGGCATCAAGGATCACGGCGGACGCATTTTTAAAATGGCGTACGATGGTGTGTTCTTTGAAGTACTCGATCAATTAGGAGAAATGCCGTTACCACCCTATATCCATGAAAAGCTTGAAGACCGTGACCGCTATCAGACGGTGTATGCCAAAGAACAAGGGTCAGCAGCCGCTCCGACAGCAGGTCTCCATTTCACACCAGAATTGTTACAAGCAGTGGAAGACAAAGGCGTCTCTATTGGTTATGTAACTCTTCACGTTGGCCTTGGCACGTTCCGTCCAGTCAGTGTGGAAACGATTGAGAGTCACGAAATGCATGCAGAGTTTTACCGTTTGTCGCAAACAACAGCTGATCTCATCAACACAACAAAACAAGCTGGCGGTCGTATCGTAGCCGTTGGAACTACCTCGACTCGCACACTTGAGTCCGTCGCCAAAAAATTTGACGGTGAACTAAAAGAAGACAGCGATTGGACATCAATCTTTATCTTCCCAGGTTTTGAGTTCAAAGTGATCGATGCTATGATTACGAATTTCCACTTACCAAAATCAACTCTCGTCATGCTCGTCAGTGCCTTGACTAGCCGCGAGTTCATATTAAACGCTTATCAAGAAGCGATTGACCAGCGCTACCGTTTCTTCAGTTTTGGAGATGCGATGCTGATCAAAGGAAAGGACTTTACATGA
- the tgt gene encoding tRNA guanosine(34) transglycosylase Tgt, producing the protein MTAIRYELLKKDKQTGARLGIVHTPHGSFETPTFMPVGTQATVKTMSPEELKGMDAGIILSNTYHLWLRPGNDIIREAGGLHKFMNWDRAILTDSGGFQVFSLSDMRKIEEEGVHFRNHLNGDKLFLSPEKSMEVQNDLGSDIMMAFDECPPFPASHEYMKASVERTSRWAERCMTAHTNTDKQGLFGIIQGGEYEDLRRQSAQDIISLDFPGYAIGGLSVGEPKDVMNRVLEFTTPLMPDNKPRYLMGVGSPDSLIDGAIRGVDMFDCVLPTRIARNGTMFTKKGRLVIKSAKFARDFGPVDETCDCYTCKNYSRAYLRHLFKADETFGLRLASTHNLHFLMNLMKDVRQAIREDRLLDFKEEFFEEYGYNKPNAKNF; encoded by the coding sequence ATGACCGCAATTCGTTACGAACTACTCAAAAAAGACAAACAAACTGGCGCACGCCTAGGAATCGTCCACACACCTCATGGTTCATTTGAGACACCTACTTTTATGCCAGTTGGTACACAAGCAACCGTTAAGACTATGTCTCCTGAAGAATTAAAAGGCATGGATGCCGGTATTATTTTAAGCAACACGTACCATCTATGGTTACGTCCAGGAAATGATATTATCCGTGAAGCAGGCGGGTTGCACAAATTCATGAACTGGGACCGCGCCATTCTGACAGATTCAGGTGGTTTCCAAGTGTTCAGTCTGAGTGATATGCGCAAGATTGAAGAAGAAGGCGTTCATTTCCGAAATCATTTGAACGGTGACAAACTGTTTTTAAGCCCTGAAAAATCAATGGAAGTACAAAATGATCTAGGGTCTGATATTATGATGGCATTTGATGAGTGTCCACCATTCCCAGCATCACACGAATACATGAAGGCTTCAGTTGAACGTACGTCTCGTTGGGCGGAACGTTGTATGACAGCTCATACAAATACCGACAAACAAGGCTTGTTTGGAATTATCCAAGGTGGCGAATATGAAGATCTTCGTCGTCAATCAGCGCAAGACATCATTTCTTTAGATTTCCCTGGCTACGCAATCGGTGGTCTTTCAGTAGGGGAGCCAAAAGATGTGATGAACCGTGTGCTTGAATTTACAACGCCATTGATGCCTGATAACAAACCACGCTATTTGATGGGTGTCGGATCTCCAGATTCCTTGATTGACGGTGCCATTCGCGGCGTCGATATGTTTGACTGTGTGCTACCAACTCGTATCGCTCGAAACGGTACGATGTTTACCAAAAAAGGTCGCTTAGTGATCAAGAGTGCAAAATTTGCACGTGACTTTGGTCCGGTAGATGAAACGTGTGATTGTTATACGTGCAAAAACTATTCTCGTGCTTATTTGCGTCATTTATTCAAAGCAGATGAGACATTTGGCTTGCGTTTAGCTTCGACACACAATCTTCATTTCTTGATGAACCTCATGAAAGACGTGCGTCAAGCCATCCGTGAAGACCGTTTGTTAGATTTCAAAGAAGAGTTCTTTGAAGAGTATGGCTATAACAAACCAAATGCAAAAAACTTTTAG
- the yajC gene encoding preprotein translocase subunit YajC, which yields METLVGLLPIIAMFAVMWFFIIRPAQKRQKSTATMQNSLKRGDQVITVGGLHGTIDALDDTTVFLTVADGTRMQFEKVAVGRVVE from the coding sequence ATGGAAACATTAGTGGGCTTATTACCTATTATCGCGATGTTTGCTGTGATGTGGTTCTTCATAATCCGACCAGCACAGAAGCGTCAAAAATCAACAGCTACGATGCAAAATAGCTTAAAGCGTGGTGACCAAGTAATCACAGTTGGTGGTTTACACGGGACAATCGATGCACTTGATGATACAACTGTATTCCTTACAGTAGCAGATGGAACGCGTATGCAGTTTGAAAAAGTAGCGGTCGGTCGCGTAGTCGAATAA
- a CDS encoding DUF421 domain-containing protein: protein MLFYTILLISLRLLGKREVGNLSVFDVVVFLMIAEVAAETIHKPTQSVWTGIFPVAVLAIIQISVALLSLKNKRVRDLLEGEPALMIRDGVIQETVMRKHRYNLDDLFQQLREQQVGSVEEVAYAYLEASGKLAIFQKSQSPLTIPVIMDGEIQQRHLHITGHTEQDLLTDLAAKGISSATTIFYATYLQGELKYQLKESAWRPSTDAR, encoded by the coding sequence GTGCTATTTTATACAATTTTGTTAATCAGCCTTCGCTTACTTGGAAAACGAGAAGTAGGGAACTTGAGCGTCTTTGATGTAGTCGTTTTTCTAATGATTGCCGAAGTGGCAGCAGAAACTATCCATAAACCAACCCAATCGGTATGGACAGGTATTTTTCCTGTTGCCGTGCTTGCAATCATTCAAATCAGTGTAGCGTTACTATCGTTAAAAAATAAACGAGTTCGAGACCTGTTAGAAGGGGAACCGGCACTGATGATACGTGATGGTGTTATTCAAGAAACGGTCATGAGAAAACATCGCTACAACTTGGATGACCTGTTTCAACAATTGCGTGAACAACAAGTGGGATCGGTAGAAGAGGTTGCTTATGCCTATTTAGAAGCATCCGGAAAGCTCGCTATTTTTCAAAAATCACAGTCGCCTCTTACAATACCTGTGATCATGGATGGGGAAATTCAACAAAGACATTTGCATATTACCGGCCATACAGAACAAGATTTGCTGACAGATCTAGCTGCAAAAGGCATATCGTCAGCGACTACTATTTTTTATGCGACCTATCTGCAAGGTGAATTGAAGTATCAGCTCAAAGAGAGCGCATGGAGACCTTCAACAGATGCCAGGTAA
- a CDS encoding oligosaccharide flippase family protein produces the protein MSFRKGSLILMAAYLITKVLGFVFRMQFVRIAGEEAVGIYMAVYPAFIFFLAAIQLGLPVGVAKMVAAHAAENRAELATAAYKKAVKWVCVSSAVFVPIFITIVPLLMTDLLKQSAAIQVGYVAVVMAPITAIATLLRAYFQGLARMTETATSQVLEQIIRILLVTFLLPYAVLSTPHALAMFAMGIALCAEVVGVIYLLFRYKATRRQQSSSGYPSGDLLKPSLPASGSKLFGSFTWFLEPVLFLHALTRSGMTVATATALYGVISGVLVPMLLFPSFIPYALAIVLIPAVSGAATVGNMKLVRERVHLALRVSAVTGVLASTLLYIYGDQLATQFFHVEGMTSYFHLLSPIFFFYYIQSPLFSILQAMDASHIAFRNSVIGGAGKLGLLAALTADHGYQEQGAILAIGFGVLITSCLHIAAVRSIRSLDIGFLTLLPAYSVFLLGIALLPAIIPPSFPLLLQVTAGAGILVVALILFRQLLVKDVLLTWHLLKVSMRSL, from the coding sequence ATGTCTTTTCGCAAAGGCTCGCTGATCTTAATGGCTGCCTATTTAATCACTAAAGTTCTTGGGTTTGTATTTCGTATGCAGTTTGTGCGGATTGCCGGTGAAGAGGCTGTTGGTATCTATATGGCCGTCTACCCTGCTTTTATTTTCTTCTTAGCTGCCATACAACTAGGCCTTCCAGTGGGCGTAGCGAAGATGGTAGCTGCACATGCAGCAGAGAACCGTGCAGAACTTGCGACCGCTGCCTACAAAAAAGCTGTCAAATGGGTTTGTGTAAGTAGCGCTGTTTTTGTTCCAATCTTCATAACGATTGTTCCTTTGCTTATGACAGATCTACTCAAGCAATCCGCTGCCATACAAGTAGGTTATGTGGCAGTTGTGATGGCGCCAATTACTGCCATAGCCACGCTTTTAAGAGCCTATTTCCAAGGTCTTGCTAGAATGACGGAGACTGCGACTTCACAAGTGCTCGAGCAAATCATTCGTATTTTACTTGTGACGTTTTTACTGCCTTACGCTGTTCTTTCGACCCCTCACGCCCTTGCCATGTTCGCCATGGGAATCGCGTTATGCGCAGAAGTTGTGGGCGTCATCTACCTGTTATTCCGTTATAAAGCGACTCGACGTCAACAATCCTCATCGGGATATCCAAGTGGCGATCTGTTAAAACCGTCCTTGCCGGCAAGCGGAAGTAAACTATTTGGTTCGTTCACTTGGTTCTTAGAGCCTGTATTGTTTTTACATGCCTTAACTCGTAGTGGAATGACGGTAGCCACTGCAACGGCTCTTTACGGCGTCATTTCAGGCGTCTTAGTGCCAATGCTACTATTCCCTTCATTTATCCCTTACGCTCTTGCTATCGTGCTCATACCGGCTGTGAGCGGCGCAGCAACTGTCGGGAACATGAAGCTTGTGCGAGAACGCGTGCATTTGGCTCTTCGCGTCTCGGCTGTGACCGGTGTATTGGCCTCAACATTGTTGTATATTTACGGCGATCAATTGGCGACACAATTTTTTCACGTCGAAGGAATGACTTCCTATTTTCATTTACTCAGCCCTATATTCTTCTTTTACTACATCCAAAGCCCGCTTTTTTCCATCTTACAAGCAATGGATGCTTCTCATATCGCCTTCCGAAATTCGGTCATCGGCGGAGCCGGAAAACTTGGCCTTCTCGCAGCGTTGACTGCGGACCATGGATATCAAGAACAAGGGGCCATTCTCGCCATTGGTTTTGGCGTTCTCATTACTTCTTGCTTACACATAGCCGCAGTTCGTTCAATTCGCTCACTCGATATAGGCTTTTTAACTTTATTACCTGCCTATTCCGTCTTCTTGTTAGGTATCGCCTTATTACCTGCTATCATACCCCCATCGTTCCCTCTACTGCTTCAGGTCACGGCTGGCGCAGGTATTTTAGTCGTCGCGCTCATCTTATTCCGCCAGTTATTAGTGAAAGACGTACTACTTACCTGGCATCTGTTGAAGGTCTCCATGCGCTCTCTTTGA
- a CDS encoding post-transcriptional regulator: MDKGEQALFDKVEMVLDSKLSEFELYHFTTITKQDLWDFAKLKFWKKKRLDELPLHQIIADLYAISPSTYMSVTQIQQFKSENWFSELKKEDLEQLLNPRDIGSKGI; this comes from the coding sequence ATGGATAAAGGGGAACAAGCATTGTTCGACAAAGTGGAAATGGTGCTCGACAGCAAATTAAGTGAGTTTGAACTCTACCATTTTACAACCATCACGAAACAAGATTTATGGGACTTTGCCAAACTAAAGTTTTGGAAGAAAAAGCGATTGGATGAATTGCCGCTGCATCAAATTATTGCAGATCTTTATGCAATCTCACCCTCTACTTATATGTCTGTGACACAGATTCAACAATTCAAAAGTGAAAACTGGTTCTCTGAACTAAAGAAAGAAGATTTAGAACAATTGCTCAATCCGCGCGATATAGGGTCCAAGGGCATTTGA
- the secDF gene encoding protein translocase subunit SecDF produces the protein MKSRGRIVAFLLLLVIFAGTISSTANGILKDINLGLDLQGGFEVLYELEPLDGGTGEISETTVTDTVEALNNRINVLGVSEPVIQAEQDNRIRVQLPGVEDQAAARELLATEANLTFRDVNDEVMLDGTDLVEGGAQAAFGQNGQPIVTLQLKDPDKFAQVTEELSTRPFGQNLLVIWLDFEEGVDSYEAEMMKADPKFVSAPQVSQRIASSNVEITGVFTSDETRNLAGVLNAGALPVKLTEIFSTSVGAQFGEQALEMTILAGIIGIAVVLLFMLFYYRLPGLVAVVTLSVFIYLILLVFELINGVLTLPGIAAIVLGVGMAVDANIITYERIKEELRVGRTIKDAFRIGAKNSFSAILDANVTSLLAAAVLFYYGTSSVKGFATTLIISILASFITAVWGSRLLLGLLVNSGMFDNKPFLFGVSKKRVHAPDENMDTLDLSTPFDKIDFVGKRKPFYILSVALLAAGIAMLSIFQLNLGIDFSSGTRVEVMTDGPLSADEVKATIESAGYDTDDIVISGDNSNIAVLRYVEDFTQQEIAELKSTFIEEFGVEPSVSTVSPTVGRELAQNAIYALAIAALGIIIYVAFRFEWRFGVSAIVALLHDAFFMIAIFSILRLEVDITFIAAVLTIVGYSINDTIVTFDRIRENMNRTGIIESEAQLADIVNKSLRQTLVRSVITVLTVVFVVVSLIIFGAPSIQNFSIALLIGLVAGTYSSIFIAAQLWFDLKRKQLFKKGTIDVAAEKKQWGSDEPVV, from the coding sequence ATGAAATCCAGAGGAAGAATAGTAGCGTTCTTGCTACTCCTCGTCATCTTTGCAGGTACCATCAGCAGTACTGCAAATGGCATCCTGAAAGATATTAATTTAGGTCTAGATTTACAAGGTGGGTTTGAAGTTTTATATGAACTGGAACCTCTTGACGGTGGAACGGGTGAAATAAGTGAAACTACCGTAACGGATACGGTAGAAGCTTTAAACAACCGGATTAACGTATTAGGTGTAAGTGAGCCTGTCATTCAAGCAGAACAAGACAACCGCATTCGAGTCCAGCTCCCAGGAGTGGAAGATCAAGCGGCTGCTCGTGAATTGCTTGCAACAGAAGCCAACTTAACTTTCCGAGACGTTAATGATGAAGTCATGCTTGACGGTACAGATTTAGTCGAGGGTGGCGCACAAGCGGCATTTGGCCAAAACGGTCAACCGATTGTAACTTTACAATTAAAAGATCCAGACAAATTTGCACAAGTGACAGAAGAGTTATCAACACGTCCATTCGGACAAAACTTGCTCGTCATTTGGCTTGATTTTGAAGAAGGCGTCGATAGCTACGAAGCTGAAATGATGAAAGCTGATCCAAAGTTTGTCTCAGCTCCTCAAGTTTCTCAAAGAATCGCTTCTTCGAACGTTGAAATTACAGGCGTCTTTACGTCAGATGAAACACGTAATTTAGCAGGAGTTTTAAATGCTGGTGCATTACCTGTTAAATTAACGGAAATCTTCTCGACATCGGTTGGAGCACAGTTCGGTGAACAGGCTCTAGAAATGACTATCCTAGCTGGTATCATAGGGATTGCCGTCGTATTACTATTTATGTTGTTCTACTATCGTTTACCGGGACTTGTAGCAGTAGTGACACTTTCCGTGTTCATTTATTTGATTCTTCTAGTGTTTGAACTGATTAACGGTGTTCTGACATTGCCAGGTATCGCGGCTATCGTTCTTGGAGTCGGTATGGCAGTTGATGCGAACATCATTACTTACGAACGGATAAAAGAAGAACTACGTGTCGGCAGAACGATAAAAGATGCTTTCCGAATTGGGGCGAAAAATTCATTTAGCGCCATTCTAGATGCGAATGTGACGTCCTTACTTGCGGCAGCAGTATTGTTCTACTACGGAACAAGCTCAGTTAAAGGATTTGCAACGACATTAATTATTTCGATTCTTGCCAGCTTTATCACAGCTGTTTGGGGATCGCGTTTATTACTGGGTCTTCTTGTGAACAGTGGTATGTTTGATAATAAGCCTTTCTTATTTGGTGTCAGCAAAAAGCGCGTTCACGCACCAGATGAAAATATGGATACGTTAGATTTATCAACACCATTCGATAAGATTGATTTTGTAGGCAAACGTAAACCATTCTATATCCTGTCAGTCGCTCTACTAGCTGCAGGGATTGCGATGTTGTCCATCTTCCAGTTAAATTTAGGAATTGACTTCTCTTCTGGTACACGTGTAGAAGTGATGACAGATGGTCCTTTATCAGCTGATGAAGTGAAAGCAACAATTGAGTCAGCCGGTTATGATACAGATGATATCGTTATTTCAGGCGACAACAGCAATATCGCAGTTCTTCGTTACGTGGAAGATTTCACTCAGCAAGAGATTGCAGAACTGAAATCAACCTTTATTGAAGAATTCGGTGTAGAGCCTTCCGTGAGTACGGTTTCTCCAACAGTTGGTCGTGAGTTGGCACAAAACGCCATCTATGCTCTGGCAATTGCTGCATTAGGAATTATTATTTACGTGGCCTTCCGATTTGAATGGCGTTTTGGTGTGTCGGCGATTGTCGCGTTATTGCATGATGCTTTCTTTATGATTGCAATCTTCAGCATTTTGCGTCTTGAAGTCGATATCACGTTCATTGCAGCCGTTCTGACAATCGTCGGGTATTCAATCAATGATACGATTGTTACCTTTGACCGAATTCGTGAGAACATGAACCGGACGGGTATTATCGAGTCGGAAGCGCAATTAGCTGATATTGTTAACAAATCATTGCGTCAGACGCTTGTACGCTCTGTGATCACTGTATTGACCGTCGTATTTGTTGTAGTGTCGCTTATTATTTTCGGAGCACCATCGATTCAAAACTTCTCTATCGCGTTGTTGATTGGATTAGTAGCAGGTACGTATTCATCCATATTCATTGCAGCGCAGCTTTGGTTTGATCTAAAGCGTAAGCAGTTGTTCAAAAAAGGAACAATCGATGTAGCAGCAGAGAAGAAACAATGGGGTTCAGATGAACCAGTAGTGTAA
- a CDS encoding lipopolysaccharide assembly protein LapA domain-containing protein: MKAQWAILIGLILAIIIAIFAVVNVDSVPVNYLFGEAQWPLILVILGSALLGALVSGMLAMVRSFTLSRQVKALEAEKSKQDAELHAAQNELTVYREREMTSQPQYQEDIKPTI, from the coding sequence TTGAAAGCACAATGGGCAATTTTGATCGGTCTTATTTTAGCAATCATCATCGCAATCTTTGCAGTCGTCAATGTGGATTCAGTACCTGTAAACTACTTATTTGGTGAAGCACAATGGCCACTCATCCTAGTCATTCTTGGATCGGCGCTTCTAGGAGCATTAGTGAGCGGAATGTTAGCGATGGTCCGTAGTTTTACACTCAGTCGACAAGTAAAAGCACTTGAAGCTGAAAAATCAAAACAAGATGCTGAACTTCATGCAGCTCAAAATGAGTTAACAGTCTATCGTGAGCGTGAGATGACATCACAACCTCAGTATCAAGAAGACATCAAACCTACGATTTAA
- the recJ gene encoding single-stranded-DNA-specific exonuclease RecJ — MIQSKKKWTMHTIPQEQAEQLAADLQVDILVAKLLISRGLDTAESANEFLKLDESAVHDPFLFSDMKGAVERIQSAIAQNEKILVYGDYDADGITSVTVLMETLTSLGANVSFKIPNRFTDGYGPSERLFRLAHEEGVTLLITVDNGISGVEQIKVAKELGMDVILTDHHEAGETLPPADFLIHPHLEEAYPFSDLAGVGVAFKLAQALLERIPEELMYLVAIGTIADIVPLRGENRYFVKRGLELLRKQPTEAIRALASVSGVEIAEINEETIGFAFGPRINAVGRLGDADPGVHFFRSASKEEASLYAKFLQDKNKERQAIVKAHTDEAIAQVEAGPIPSVIIVAQEEWNPGILGIVASRLVEKYTRPTIVLGVDLEKGIAKGSARSIEGFHLYQEIAKNRDLVPHFGGHPMAAGMTLPLDNLDEFIERMQAQGDASLTQEHFTPQLTIDVPISLSEVTVEAIENAAKLGPFGMGFTKPVYVVTGAEVKSFRKIGAASNHAKLEVQQDGHVLDIIGFHQGNLVDQLAPMTALTLAGDLQINEWNGRKKAQMMLEDAASGDWQLFDVRGIRQLYRWLNQVPDGDAHFVAFHDQTIETYQDQLPVAITKLEDFEAQHSSVVLLDMPDNEGQLDEVMKKSQWSRVFAHFFTPSQAFFDGLPSRDQFKWYYGFLMSKEKFALKEQGAQLARHKGWSEQTINFMSKVFFELDFVKIDNGHLVVNKESPRRDLSEAPSYQQQQQRIELEQVLLYAPYRELKQWFDAKR, encoded by the coding sequence ATGATTCAATCTAAGAAAAAATGGACGATGCATACAATTCCGCAAGAGCAGGCGGAGCAACTTGCTGCTGATTTGCAAGTTGACATTCTTGTTGCCAAATTACTCATTTCACGAGGACTAGACACGGCTGAGAGCGCTAATGAATTTTTGAAGTTAGATGAATCAGCGGTGCATGACCCGTTCTTGTTTAGTGATATGAAAGGCGCGGTAGAACGCATTCAATCTGCCATCGCACAAAATGAAAAAATACTTGTCTACGGCGACTATGATGCAGACGGGATTACAAGCGTCACTGTGTTGATGGAAACACTGACGTCTCTTGGAGCCAATGTATCTTTCAAGATTCCTAATCGTTTTACAGATGGGTACGGTCCGAGTGAACGACTTTTCCGGTTAGCGCATGAAGAAGGTGTCACGTTATTAATTACCGTGGATAACGGAATATCTGGAGTGGAACAAATTAAAGTCGCTAAAGAATTAGGTATGGATGTTATTCTGACAGATCATCACGAAGCAGGAGAAACTCTTCCACCCGCTGATTTTCTTATCCATCCGCACTTAGAAGAGGCGTATCCATTTTCTGATTTAGCTGGTGTCGGCGTTGCTTTTAAATTAGCGCAAGCATTGCTAGAACGAATCCCGGAAGAACTGATGTATTTAGTTGCAATAGGGACAATTGCAGATATCGTTCCGTTAAGAGGCGAAAATCGCTATTTCGTCAAACGGGGATTGGAATTGCTTCGCAAGCAACCGACAGAAGCCATTCGTGCATTAGCGTCCGTTTCAGGAGTGGAGATTGCTGAAATCAATGAAGAGACGATAGGTTTTGCATTTGGACCACGAATCAATGCGGTCGGAAGACTAGGGGATGCCGATCCCGGTGTGCATTTCTTCCGCAGTGCGAGTAAGGAAGAAGCTTCTCTTTACGCAAAATTTTTACAGGATAAAAATAAAGAGAGACAAGCGATTGTCAAAGCCCATACCGATGAAGCCATTGCTCAAGTGGAAGCAGGCCCTATTCCTAGCGTCATTATCGTTGCGCAAGAAGAGTGGAACCCAGGCATCTTAGGAATTGTGGCTTCGCGTCTAGTGGAGAAGTACACACGCCCAACAATTGTACTAGGAGTTGACCTTGAAAAAGGAATTGCCAAAGGGTCAGCGAGAAGTATTGAAGGATTCCATCTGTACCAAGAAATCGCCAAGAATCGCGATTTGGTTCCTCATTTTGGGGGTCACCCGATGGCAGCCGGTATGACACTGCCGTTGGATAACTTAGATGAATTTATTGAGCGGATGCAGGCGCAAGGAGATGCTTCGTTAACTCAGGAGCACTTTACCCCGCAGCTGACGATTGATGTTCCGATAAGTTTGTCTGAAGTAACGGTGGAAGCTATTGAAAATGCCGCGAAGCTCGGTCCTTTTGGAATGGGCTTCACTAAACCGGTGTATGTGGTCACGGGGGCAGAGGTAAAATCCTTTCGTAAAATTGGAGCAGCTAGTAACCATGCAAAACTTGAAGTGCAACAAGACGGTCATGTTTTAGATATCATTGGTTTTCATCAAGGAAATCTCGTTGATCAATTGGCACCAATGACCGCATTGACGCTTGCCGGAGACTTGCAGATCAATGAATGGAACGGTCGTAAAAAAGCACAAATGATGTTAGAAGACGCCGCTTCAGGTGATTGGCAGTTGTTTGATGTACGTGGCATTCGACAACTTTACCGTTGGTTGAATCAAGTTCCAGATGGGGATGCTCATTTTGTAGCGTTCCATGATCAAACTATTGAAACGTATCAAGATCAATTGCCTGTAGCCATTACGAAACTTGAAGATTTTGAGGCACAGCATAGTTCTGTTGTGTTGCTGGATATGCCAGACAACGAGGGACAGCTCGATGAAGTGATGAAAAAGTCTCAGTGGAGCAGAGTCTTCGCCCATTTCTTCACACCTTCCCAAGCTTTTTTTGACGGTCTTCCGAGCCGGGATCAATTCAAATGGTACTACGGTTTCTTGATGAGCAAAGAGAAATTTGCTTTAAAAGAGCAGGGAGCACAACTTGCCCGACACAAAGGGTGGAGCGAGCAAACAATTAATTTTATGTCAAAGGTGTTTTTTGAACTGGATTTTGTTAAAATAGACAATGGACATTTAGTGGTGAATAAAGAGAGCCCTAGACGTGATTTAAGCGAAGCGCCAAGCTATCAACAACAACAGCAACGCATAGAACTTGAGCAAGTCTTACTTTACGCACCCTACCGTGAATTGAAACAGTGGTTTGACGCTAAGCGTTAA
- a CDS encoding adenine phosphoribosyltransferase: MDLKQYVTIVEDWPKEGIRFKDITTIMDNGPAYKYAVDEIVKYAREVGAEVIVGPEARGFIIGCPVAYALEVGFAPVRKPGKLPREVIQAAYDLEYGQNVLTMHKDAIKPGQKVLIVDDLLATGGTVEATVKLIQQLGGEVVGAAFMIELTYLDGRDKLKGIDIRTLINY, translated from the coding sequence GTGGATTTAAAACAGTACGTAACAATTGTTGAAGATTGGCCTAAAGAAGGTATTCGCTTTAAAGACATTACAACGATTATGGACAATGGTCCTGCTTATAAATATGCCGTAGATGAAATCGTCAAATATGCACGAGAAGTAGGGGCTGAGGTAATAGTTGGACCTGAAGCACGTGGCTTTATCATTGGTTGCCCTGTAGCTTACGCACTTGAAGTCGGTTTTGCACCTGTTCGTAAACCAGGAAAGCTTCCTCGGGAAGTAATTCAAGCTGCTTATGATTTGGAATATGGTCAAAACGTTTTAACAATGCACAAAGATGCAATCAAACCAGGTCAAAAAGTGCTAATCGTCGATGATCTTTTAGCAACTGGTGGAACTGTTGAAGCAACCGTAAAACTGATTCAACAATTGGGCGGCGAAGTTGTCGGCGCTGCATTCATGATTGAATTAACGTATTTGGATGGCCGAGATAAATTAAAAGGGATCGACATTCGTACATTAATTAATTATTAA